The Pseudanabaena sp. PCC 6802 genomic interval CCGAAAGTGTCAACCCCTCCGGCCTCAACCTTGCCAATGGCGTACTTAGCCTGACTTGGGAAGGCAGCAAACCCACCTGGCGGCTAGTCCCCCACACTCCCGATATCGTCTACACCTACTGCTCAAAGGTTGCGTACCAGCCGGACATCGATGGCGCGATCGCAGACCAATTACTAATTGCCCTCGACCCTCCCCAGCGGGACATTTTCCTCAAGACTATGGCGGCGGCGTTTGACCTCACCACCGTGCGTCAATTCCTGCGCGATCGCCTGCGAGTTCTACTACTCAAGGGTGACGGCTCTAACGGCAAGGACACGCTGCGAGAGACGATCGGGGAAATATTCGCGCAGGGGCTAACCGGATGCACCTTCTCCGACTTCCAGCAGTACGACGAGGGGCGCAAGTTCCCGCTGGCAAAGCTGGCATACAGTCGCATCAACTGGGCATGTGAAAACCAGGACAATATCCGGCTCGACAAATTGCAAGTCCTTAAACAAGTCGCTACGGGCGACCCGATCGACATTGAACCAAAAAACAAAGAAGAGTACTCTATCAAACCCAAGGCAGTGCTTGCTTTCAATATCAACGAGACACCAGGCTTACTGGCCGCCCAGGAAGCAATCCGATCGCGCTATACGATCCTCCAGTTCGCGAAAACGTTTAAAGCCAACCCCCAGCACGAGGGCGAAATCCAGGCTGACCCGCGCTTCAAGCACAATCCCGAGTTCATCCAGTACCAGGTCGCACCGGCGCTGCTCAATAAACTCCTGGAAGCGCTTACCCGCCTCACCACCGAGGGCATCGACTACACCTGCACCGACGCGGCGATCGAGGAAGCCCGCAAATCTTCTAGCCACTTATTCCGGTGGGCGGACGATATAGGTCTAACTGTCGGTAGTGGTGGGGAAGAACTCCTTGTAGGGGAATTGTATGAGAGCCTTAAGCAATGGTACCTAGACAATGAGTGGCTGACCGTTGAAATTGACTCAAAGGGTAAAGAAAAGACGATATGGCTAGATGTAGGAAGTAAATCTGACCCAGTGGTCAAAGCTTCGCATCAAATGCGCGATCGGCTCTCTAAAATCTTTCCCACGGTCAAATTTGGCAAGCGCTCCAAAAAAGGTGTATCTCTTACTGGTCTTATTTTTTTTGATTCAGTAGTAAAAATAGGATCACTAGGATCACCACCCCCCGAAAACGCAGAAGGGGAAATCGATTCCAGGATCGGTGTAGGATCACCGGAGGATCACCAGAGGATCACCGGAGGATCACCCGACTTAACAAAACTTCAAGAAGGTGATCCTATAGAGGCTGCTGGTGATCCTCCGGTGATCCTAGGGGTGATCCTACAAGATGCCCCAAAAAACGGACACAGTAACGGTTACAAGGTAGGTGGTGATCCTGGTGATCCTAAAAACGCACTTACTGTAGAAAAATTTTCTGAGGGCGATCGCGTTGTAATTAAAAACTGCGCTCTTGCAGTCGAGCGACACCCAAAAATCAAAGACGATCTCAAGTGGGCAGTCTGGGGAATTACAGATCTTTTGCCAGATGGCGAAGCCTGTTGCAGGTCTGGCCCGTACCGATATGTGTTCCGTCTAGAGTGGCTAGCGAGGTGGTGGAAAGATGCCTAAAAAATCACCCTGGAAAACCACATCTGACGCTTGCGAGGAATTGGGGTTAACCACCCGCCAACTCTGGAAGTTGCGCGAGGACATGACGATCGGGAAACACTATCGCACCATCAGCCGCGCCACTGCCAAGCGCCCAACGTACCAATGGCACATCGGCAACATCGCCACGCTACTACAAACACCGCTTGAGAACCGTTGAAATTAAAAGCGATCGCTCTCTCACGGCGATCGCTAAATTTGTTATTACTCGTGTATATAGTCAGACTTCTTTAGTTTAGCTTTCCTGATAGACAGAGAGGAAGACTCTACCTTTCTCGTACAAGGGCAGTACAGAGTTAGTTAGATCTGCGTTGTGCATCCTCACACATCCGTATGTGGGATAAAGCGTTTGGTACGGTTCCCACGCACCAGGCCATCCACACGCAGAACCGCCGCCATGCAGACAGATGCCAGCGCGATTGTTTCCGTCTTCATTCCCCTCTAAGTCACCCATGTCAAAAGTTATCCATCCATACGATTTTTTGACGTGAGCAGGTACACTGTCTGCATTCTCCAAATCCCGATAAACATCGCCAAGCAGGTAAAGCCCTGGCGGAGTATCGGATTGTGCCCAGCGCCATTCGTTCTCTCCGTACTGCCCTCTAGCTAGACAAGGCAATTCCCAGAGAAGCTTGCCATCGTAGCTATACGCCTTTACTGTCTCTGAGACATCGTTGACAATTAGGTGGAAATCGTTGGCACTAAATCCGAACTCTTGGGGTTTGCGTTTCGGGCCGATCATAAGCTTACTTAGATAAAGGGGGTAGTTGTGGGGGAGTTTGCGGGGGCTTTTGTGTTGACACAGAGGGGTTGTTAACTTGATAAACCTTGCGATTTTTCTCAATCTCAAGCTTCAACTCAGCTATTGAGGCTTTAATCTGGTCAGCCAGTTCAAAAAATCGTTCCTGGTTTCTCTTGCTGTCCTGGAGCAGTTGCAAAATCAATCCTATCTGCTGATTTTGTAGCTGAAGGATAGACGCAACC includes:
- a CDS encoding DUF3854 domain-containing protein — protein: MPEGIREDHFQEWTKGSGVSERITSLNVESLTDPQEIDKRLNRNSRRRTKHSDWGTGGWYVSGVDPSTGERHGIGAQFKPDRPRLKGDKPIKYESVSDSESVPLFLDTGDRYYWPNILKGNDAIVITEGAKKAGAGLTAGVPTISVPGVSNGQKQGRLKEYLHAFCKLGRRVYLCFDSDILVKFQVRRALDTLGRLIAECGSTVSVINLPAETKGMDDYIVARGGIAFKALLSKAQTFEEWRNDPTEIQRLNAKEEKCFTQLVFEELYTATPWVCIAETLHRWTGTHYEPSPDAIERRRIWDYCNKHGTVTDDGYSEVKVSYKYANPAIVSRCLEWAKQGTSIDPESVNPSGLNLANGVLSLTWEGSKPTWRLVPHTPDIVYTYCSKVAYQPDIDGAIADQLLIALDPPQRDIFLKTMAAAFDLTTVRQFLRDRLRVLLLKGDGSNGKDTLRETIGEIFAQGLTGCTFSDFQQYDEGRKFPLAKLAYSRINWACENQDNIRLDKLQVLKQVATGDPIDIEPKNKEEYSIKPKAVLAFNINETPGLLAAQEAIRSRYTILQFAKTFKANPQHEGEIQADPRFKHNPEFIQYQVAPALLNKLLEALTRLTTEGIDYTCTDAAIEEARKSSSHLFRWADDIGLTVGSGGEELLVGELYESLKQWYLDNEWLTVEIDSKGKEKTIWLDVGSKSDPVVKASHQMRDRLSKIFPTVKFGKRSKKGVSLTGLIFFDSVVKIGSLGSPPPENAEGEIDSRIGVGSPEDHQRITGGSPDLTKLQEGDPIEAAGDPPVILGVILQDAPKNGHSNGYKVGGDPGDPKNALTVEKFSEGDRVVIKNCALAVERHPKIKDDLKWAVWGITDLLPDGEACCRSGPYRYVFRLEWLARWWKDA
- a CDS encoding L,D-transpeptidase family protein; translated protein: MIGPKRKPQEFGFSANDFHLIVNDVSETVKAYSYDGKLLWELPCLARGQYGENEWRWAQSDTPPGLYLLGDVYRDLENADSVPAHVKKSYGWITFDMGDLEGNEDGNNRAGICLHGGGSACGWPGAWEPYQTLYPTYGCVRMHNADLTNSVLPLYEKGRVFLSVYQES